One window of Dyadobacter sandarakinus genomic DNA carries:
- a CDS encoding peptidylprolyl isomerase: MNIKNLIKAAVFMLLMVASGTSFGQGQQGVSLDKIIARVDNHFILKSELEDMYAQYKAEGRSAPEKCQLLESLIINKMLLAKAEIDSVIVEDKEVDGELDAKMGYMIQRFGSEKNIVEAYGKSIDNLKSELRQQVKEQKIVEKMQRTISGNVKITPNEVRKFFNSIPKDSLPYIPSEVEIGHIVKLGTVTREQKQKLRDQLLELKQRAEKGEDFATLAQIYSEDLGSAKNGGDLNFAKRGAMVPEFEGAALSLKPGEMSDVIESQFGFHLIKLVETRGAEYRARHILLRPDYNKGTDMGEAVRSLDSLRALIQVDSLKFAKAALNNSDDKETAESGGLIMDRSTGVARLTLDASMDPALYFAIDTMKVGDLSKPVAYRTEDGRSAMRILWYKSKSQPHTANLRDDYEKLATIVLNNKRNHALEEWFKKAQGDVYISIEPEYKNCKVLGLATGDDS; encoded by the coding sequence ATGAACATAAAGAACTTAATAAAAGCAGCGGTTTTCATGCTGCTTATGGTGGCCTCAGGCACAAGCTTCGGACAAGGGCAGCAGGGGGTGAGTCTGGATAAAATCATCGCACGGGTCGACAACCACTTCATCCTGAAATCAGAGTTGGAAGACATGTACGCCCAATACAAGGCGGAAGGAAGAAGTGCACCGGAAAAATGCCAGCTGCTCGAATCGCTGATTATCAACAAAATGCTGCTTGCCAAAGCTGAAATAGACTCCGTAATTGTTGAAGATAAGGAAGTAGACGGCGAACTGGATGCCAAAATGGGCTATATGATCCAGCGTTTCGGCTCGGAAAAGAACATTGTGGAGGCATATGGTAAAAGCATTGATAACCTCAAAAGCGAGCTCCGCCAGCAAGTGAAGGAGCAGAAGATTGTGGAAAAGATGCAGCGTACGATTTCAGGCAATGTCAAAATTACGCCTAATGAAGTGCGCAAGTTTTTCAACTCAATTCCCAAAGATAGTCTGCCGTATATTCCGTCCGAAGTGGAGATCGGGCATATTGTGAAGCTGGGTACCGTAACACGCGAGCAAAAACAAAAGTTGCGCGACCAGCTGCTTGAACTGAAACAACGTGCCGAAAAAGGTGAAGATTTTGCCACGCTGGCGCAGATCTACTCGGAAGATCTCGGCTCGGCCAAAAATGGCGGAGACCTGAACTTTGCAAAACGCGGGGCCATGGTACCCGAGTTTGAAGGTGCTGCCCTCTCATTGAAACCCGGAGAAATGTCCGATGTTATCGAATCGCAGTTTGGTTTTCACCTTATCAAGCTTGTTGAAACACGCGGAGCGGAATACCGGGCAAGGCACATCCTGCTGCGGCCCGATTACAACAAGGGCACCGATATGGGTGAGGCTGTACGATCACTGGATAGCCTTCGTGCATTGATCCAGGTGGATTCGCTTAAATTCGCAAAAGCGGCCCTCAACAACTCAGATGATAAAGAAACTGCTGAATCCGGTGGTTTGATCATGGACCGCAGCACAGGTGTTGCCCGGCTTACGCTCGACGCCTCCATGGACCCTGCCTTGTACTTCGCGATTGATACCATGAAGGTAGGCGATCTCAGCAAGCCGGTAGCTTACCGTACCGAGGACGGTCGTAGTGCCATGCGTATTCTCTGGTACAAAAGTAAGTCGCAGCCGCATACTGCCAACCTGCGCGACGATTATGAAAAGCTGGCGACGATCGTGCTGAACAACAAGCGCAACCATGCATTGGAAGAGTGGTTTAAAAAAGCCCAGGGTGATGTGTACATCAGCATTGAGCCCGAATATAAAAACTGTAAAGTACTCGGACTGGCTACCGGCGACGACAGCTGA
- a CDS encoding AAA family ATPase produces the protein MKYSSDVEAAEAIKVAYEKIRKEIGNVIIGQDEVVKRLLTAIFCQGHCLLVGVPGLAKTLLIQTIASSLDLDFNRIQFTPDLMPSDILGSETLDQNRNFKFIKGPIFANIILADEVNRTPPKTQSALLEAMQEYSVTIAGAKHSLGRPFFVLATQNPIEQEGTYPLPEAQLDRFMFMIQLDYPSYNEEVSIVKNTTSDVRYEVQKVITAEEITDFQHLVRRVPVTDHVIEYAVKLVHKTRPSTSLAVKETNDYLEWGAGPRASQALILAAKCNALLSGKYSPDIEDVKAVALPVLRHRIIRNFKAEAEGISVDDIIGRLL, from the coding sequence GTGAAGTATTCATCGGATGTTGAAGCCGCCGAGGCTATAAAGGTTGCCTATGAAAAGATTAGGAAAGAAATCGGGAATGTGATCATAGGCCAGGACGAGGTTGTGAAAAGGCTGCTTACCGCCATTTTCTGTCAGGGTCACTGCCTGCTGGTAGGTGTGCCGGGATTGGCAAAGACATTGCTCATTCAAACCATTGCTTCCTCCCTCGATCTCGACTTCAACCGGATACAGTTCACGCCCGACCTGATGCCTTCGGACATACTAGGGTCTGAAACGTTGGATCAAAACCGCAATTTCAAGTTTATCAAGGGGCCGATTTTTGCCAATATCATCCTTGCAGATGAGGTAAACCGGACACCTCCCAAAACACAATCGGCCCTGCTGGAAGCCATGCAGGAGTATTCGGTAACCATCGCTGGTGCCAAGCATTCTTTGGGAAGACCATTTTTTGTACTTGCTACGCAAAATCCGATCGAGCAGGAAGGAACCTACCCGCTTCCGGAAGCTCAGCTCGACCGGTTTATGTTCATGATCCAGCTCGACTACCCTTCCTACAACGAAGAAGTCAGCATTGTAAAAAACACTACTTCAGACGTAAGGTACGAGGTGCAGAAAGTGATTACTGCCGAGGAAATCACCGACTTCCAGCATCTCGTAAGACGTGTTCCTGTGACGGACCATGTGATCGAATATGCGGTAAAGCTGGTGCATAAAACCCGGCCTTCCACGAGCCTGGCCGTGAAGGAAACGAATGATTATCTGGAATGGGGAGCAGGACCCCGTGCATCTCAGGCCCTGATTCTGGCGGCTAAATGTAATGCATTACTCTCCGGCAAGTACTCTCCCGACATTGAGGACGTAAAAGCCGTGGCACTTCCGGTACTGCGTCACCGAATCATCCGGAACTTCAAGGCAGAAGCAGAGGGCATTTCAGTAGACGACATTATCGGAAGGCTGCTTTAA